From the Lathyrus oleraceus cultivar Zhongwan6 chromosome 4, CAAS_Psat_ZW6_1.0, whole genome shotgun sequence genome, one window contains:
- the LOC127076670 gene encoding uncharacterized protein LOC127076670: MANQDDTHDANGSRNNVEKEIKRGLTVMKSIIRARDKGVKFEVHWSAEDQLIEPNGSMLASYIGFLVRQHIPITCDNWKSPDLKVGKEKIWSEIQRSFHIDESRQKYCIQLAGKRLRGFRSFLCNKFLKDEEGKFVEGERSMKYAEIISADEWDNFVAKRRNEKFHEVSDKNRKRASKPAYPYKKGRTGYARLQQRILAEEKSDATSLSEHVLWKAARVGKDGAVVEAVQNVYDECETLSQTVPSTEVQDCRSVLSRVLNVPEYSGRVRGKGFGVTPSSFYKKTKTKNPTNKEVMETLAELRAQVLQLQNENARYREERCTSEAKDTSDRASINYQPKFPEVIIYVIMKLK, translated from the exons atggctaaccaagacgatacccatgacgcgaatggatcacgtaacaatgttgaaaaagaaatcaaacgaggattgactgttatgaagtcaatcattcgtgcaagagacaagggtgtaaaatttgaagtgcattggagtgctgaagaccaactaattgagcctaacggttcaatgttggcaagttacattggtttccttgttcgacaacatattccgattacatgtgataattggaaaagtccggacttgaaggttggcaaagaaaaaatatggtcggagatacag agatcctttcacatcgatgaaagccggcaaaaatattgtattcaattggccggaaaaagactccgaggatttcgatcctttttgtgcaacaaatttctcaaggatgaggaaggaaaatttgttgaaggagaacggtcaatgaagtatgccgagattatttcagccgatgaatgggataactttgtcgccaaacgaagaaacgaaaaattccat gaagtaagcgacaaaaataggaaaagggcatcaaaacccgcgtatccgtacaaaaaagggcgtacgggttatgcacggttacaacaaagaatt ctagccgaggagaaaagtgacgcaacatctctttcggagcacgtattatggaaggctgctcgggttgggaaggatggggctgtcgttgaagcggtccaaaatgtttatgacgaatgt gagactttatcccaaaccgtaccttcaaccgaggtccaggattgcaggagcgtacttagtcgagtactaaatgttcctgagtattccggtcgtgtgaggggtaagggttttggtgtgactccgtcgtcattttataaaaaaacaaaaacaaaaaatcctaccaacaaagaggtgatggagaccttggcggagttaagggcacaagtactccaactgcaaaacgagaatgcaaggtatagagaggaaaggtgcacttccgaggcaaaagatactagtgaccgagctagtatcaattatcaaccgaaatttcccgaggtaattatatatgttattatgaaattaaaatag
- the LOC127076669 gene encoding uncharacterized protein LOC127076669, translating into MVGKGKVHNTSGELLHHNPLPVGFMKVSVDLVLDTDALLPLPDVVSETTLMRDAVESFVGWPSDLIFPDAETPTRPTHKVGKGISRRIESVASQKEVPGRKLKSAAKDIPTTSGTKSQIMMRLEKMVDESDIMHGSIRSIDFDEGVFGAAHFEIIAKEDFQQLFEHTELGIAVIHTYIWYMYVTLMRGTELCNRFNFIAASRINATLITKNPTSVKNDLVDRFMAAGDNTTPSLYFLPFNSGNGGHWVLVAMDLSRLIVYYLDSLSGDWSKYPNMKKTVDAAIIKFRSKENYRNRKDITWIRVQCPQQNNSVDCGFFVMRFMRDIIALNRIDIPKMYFEEYKSYSRANLDEIKDELCQFIVDQRII; encoded by the exons atggttggcaagggaaaagtgcacaatacttcgggtgaattacttcaccataatcccctcccggtgggatttatgaaagtttcggttgaccttgtattagatacggacgcccttctcccattacctgacgttgtttcagagacaacgttgatgcgagatgcagtcgaatcctttgttggttggccgtcagatctaattttccctgatgccgag actcctacaagacccacacataaagttggtaaagggatttcaagacgcatcgagtcggttgcatctcaaaaagag gttcccggtcgtaagttgaaaagcgctgctaaggatattccaacgacgtccgggacaaaatctcaaattatgatgcgtcttgagaaaatggtggatgagtccgatattatgcacgggtccattcgtagtatagattttgatgaaggtgttttcggagctgctcatttcgaaataattgcaaaggaggacttccaacaactttttgaacacaccgaattgggcatcgctgtcattcatacatacatatg gtatatgtatgtaacattgatgcggggaactgaattgtgtaaccgtttcaattttattgctgcttcccgtatcaacgcaacgttaataacgaaaaatccaacatccgtaaagaatgatctagtcgatagattcatggcggccggcgataatactacacccagtttgtattttttaccgtttaattctggcaacgg tggtcactgggtgttggttgctatggatctttcgagactaatagtgtattatctcgattctttatcgggtgattggagtaaatatccgaatatgaagaagacggttgacgc ggcaataataaaatttagatcgaaagagaattaccgcaataggaaggacattacctggatcagagttcag tgtcctcagcaaaataattcggtcgattgcggattttttgtaatgagatttatgagagacatcattgcgttgaatcgtatagacatcccaaaaatg tactttgaggaatacaaatcttactcaagagcaaatttggatgaaatcaaggatgaattgtgtcaattcattgttgatcaaagaatcatatag
- the LOC127076668 gene encoding transcription factor bHLH18 isoform X2 — MEDVWQTWISSLEMDGHSLDEDRFDIENVQEPSCFISQEYYDANSQQTPSQYLMSFENSSMEPSSNSAMATCSSIMDLKTTALNHSESSELPKVIKKTNKNRRTSSEIQDHIMAERKRRQVISERFIALSATIPGLKKTDKIYILEETINYVKQLQEKIKELDNQNTMKNKDSEILIKKSQACTKENDNDEHKDYSKKELPKVKARVINKEVMIGIHCEKQKNIMVKIMGLLQSLHLSLASSSILPFGTSTLKVTIIAQMNDKYCMNVTDLVKNLRHDLSELRDNQNNISERTT, encoded by the exons ATGGAAGATGTATGGCAAACATGGATTTCTTCTTTG GAAATGGATGGTCACTCGTTGGATGAAGATAGGTTTGATATAGAGAATGTGCAAGAACCAAGTTGTTTCATTTCTCAAGAATATTATGATGCTAATTCACAACAAACACCATCTCAATACCTTATGTCTTTTGAAAACTCATCTATGGAACCTTCTTCTAATAGTGCCATGGCTACATGTTCTTCCATCATGGATCTAAAAACAACAGCATTGAATCACAGTGAGAGTAGTGAGTTACCAAAAGTAATTAAGAAAACAAACAAGAATCGTAGAACTTCATCTGAGATACAAGATCATATCATGGCTGAGAGAAAAAGGAGACAAGTTATTAGTGAGAGGTTCATAGCACTTTCTGCCACCATTCCTGGATTGAAGAAG ACAGATAAGATCTACATACTTGAAGAAACTATCAATTATGTGAAACAACTTCAAGAGAAAATAAAAGAGCTGGACAATCAAAacacaatgaaaaataaagatTCAGAGATACTCATCAAGAAATCTCAAGCTTGCACAAAAGAGAATGATAATGATGAGCATAAAGATTATTCCAAGAAAGAACTACCTAAGGTTAAAGCAAGAGTGATAAATAAGGAAGTTATGATTGGAATCCATTGTGAGAAACAAAAGAATATTATGGTCAAAATAATGGGCTTGCTTCAAAGTCTTCATCTATCACTTGCTAGTAGTAGCATATTGCCATTTGGAACTTCCACTCTTAAAGTTACAATCATTGCTCAG ATGAATGATAAATATTGCATGAACGTGACTGATCTAGTTAAAAATCTGAGGCATGATCTTTCCGAATTACGTGACAACCAGAATAATATTTCTGAGAGGACTACGTAG
- the LOC127076668 gene encoding transcription factor bHLH18 isoform X4, with translation MEDVWQTWISSLEMDGHSLDEDRFDIENVQEPSCFISQEYYDANSQQTPSQYLMSFENSSMEPSSNSAMATCSSIMDLKTTALNHSESSELPKVIKKTNKNRRTSSEIQDHIMAERKRRQVISERFIALSATIPGLKKTDKIYILEETINYVKQLQEKIKELDNQNTMKNKDSEILIKKSQACTKENDNDEHKDYSKKELPKVKARVINKEVMIGIHCEKQKNIMVKIMGLLQSLHLSLASSSILPFGTSTLKVTIIAQVIKGFGPVLSLYR, from the exons ATGGAAGATGTATGGCAAACATGGATTTCTTCTTTG GAAATGGATGGTCACTCGTTGGATGAAGATAGGTTTGATATAGAGAATGTGCAAGAACCAAGTTGTTTCATTTCTCAAGAATATTATGATGCTAATTCACAACAAACACCATCTCAATACCTTATGTCTTTTGAAAACTCATCTATGGAACCTTCTTCTAATAGTGCCATGGCTACATGTTCTTCCATCATGGATCTAAAAACAACAGCATTGAATCACAGTGAGAGTAGTGAGTTACCAAAAGTAATTAAGAAAACAAACAAGAATCGTAGAACTTCATCTGAGATACAAGATCATATCATGGCTGAGAGAAAAAGGAGACAAGTTATTAGTGAGAGGTTCATAGCACTTTCTGCCACCATTCCTGGATTGAAGAAG ACAGATAAGATCTACATACTTGAAGAAACTATCAATTATGTGAAACAACTTCAAGAGAAAATAAAAGAGCTGGACAATCAAAacacaatgaaaaataaagatTCAGAGATACTCATCAAGAAATCTCAAGCTTGCACAAAAGAGAATGATAATGATGAGCATAAAGATTATTCCAAGAAAGAACTACCTAAGGTTAAAGCAAGAGTGATAAATAAGGAAGTTATGATTGGAATCCATTGTGAGAAACAAAAGAATATTATGGTCAAAATAATGGGCTTGCTTCAAAGTCTTCATCTATCACTTGCTAGTAGTAGCATATTGCCATTTGGAACTTCCACTCTTAAAGTTACAATCATTGCTCAG GTGATTAAAGGCTTTGGACCAGTTCTCTCACTCTACAG GTAA
- the LOC127076668 gene encoding transcription factor bHLH18 isoform X3, protein MEDVWQTWISSLEMDGHSLDEDRFDIENVQEPSCFISQEYYDANSQQTPSQYLMSFENSSMEPSSNSAMATCSSIMDLKTTALNHSESSELPKVIKKTNKNRRTSSEIQDHIMAERKRRQVISERFIALSATIPGLKKTDKIYILEETINYVKQLQEKIKELDNQNTMKNKDSEILIKKSQACTKENDNDEHKDYSKKELPKVKARVINKEVMIGIHCEKQKNIMVKIMGLLQSLHLSLASSSILPFGTSTLKVTIIAQVIKGFGPVLSLYSDGSA, encoded by the exons ATGGAAGATGTATGGCAAACATGGATTTCTTCTTTG GAAATGGATGGTCACTCGTTGGATGAAGATAGGTTTGATATAGAGAATGTGCAAGAACCAAGTTGTTTCATTTCTCAAGAATATTATGATGCTAATTCACAACAAACACCATCTCAATACCTTATGTCTTTTGAAAACTCATCTATGGAACCTTCTTCTAATAGTGCCATGGCTACATGTTCTTCCATCATGGATCTAAAAACAACAGCATTGAATCACAGTGAGAGTAGTGAGTTACCAAAAGTAATTAAGAAAACAAACAAGAATCGTAGAACTTCATCTGAGATACAAGATCATATCATGGCTGAGAGAAAAAGGAGACAAGTTATTAGTGAGAGGTTCATAGCACTTTCTGCCACCATTCCTGGATTGAAGAAG ACAGATAAGATCTACATACTTGAAGAAACTATCAATTATGTGAAACAACTTCAAGAGAAAATAAAAGAGCTGGACAATCAAAacacaatgaaaaataaagatTCAGAGATACTCATCAAGAAATCTCAAGCTTGCACAAAAGAGAATGATAATGATGAGCATAAAGATTATTCCAAGAAAGAACTACCTAAGGTTAAAGCAAGAGTGATAAATAAGGAAGTTATGATTGGAATCCATTGTGAGAAACAAAAGAATATTATGGTCAAAATAATGGGCTTGCTTCAAAGTCTTCATCTATCACTTGCTAGTAGTAGCATATTGCCATTTGGAACTTCCACTCTTAAAGTTACAATCATTGCTCAG GTGATTAAAGGCTTTGGACCAGTTCTCTCACTCTACAG TGATGGATCAGCCTAA